A region from the Oscillatoria sp. FACHB-1406 genome encodes:
- a CDS encoding anti-sigma factor antagonist: MIHIEQKNHTTQDGKTVIVLAPSGRLDITTAWQFRLKLQECISKLSPHVVVNLSQVSFIDSSGLTSLVAGMRDADKVKGTFRICNVHPEAKLVFEVTMMDSVFEIYETEEEAIEGVPRSMTT; this comes from the coding sequence GTGATCCACATCGAACAAAAAAACCACACAACCCAAGATGGCAAAACGGTCATCGTTCTCGCACCTAGCGGGCGTTTGGATATTACGACGGCTTGGCAGTTTCGCCTGAAACTCCAAGAATGTATTTCTAAACTCAGCCCTCACGTAGTCGTCAACCTCTCTCAGGTGAGTTTTATCGACAGTTCGGGTTTGACTTCTCTGGTTGCTGGGATGCGCGATGCCGATAAAGTCAAGGGAACATTCCGGATCTGTAACGTTCATCCCGAAGCCAAACTGGTGTTTGAAGTCACGATGATGGACTCGGTATTCGAGATTTACGAGACCGAGGAGGAAGCGATTGAAGGCGTACCCCGCTCGATGACAACCTAG
- the hemF gene encoding oxygen-dependent coproporphyrinogen oxidase, translated as MIVSAKNLTLPTNAAQPVANSRERVSQFMQQLQDEICQALEDLDGVARFQEDSWQRPEGGGGRSRVIREGRVFEQGGVNFSEVWGQQLPPSILKQRPEAEGHGFYATGTSMVLHPHNPYIPTVHLNYRYFEAGPVWWFGGGADLTPYYPFAEDAAHFHQTFKATCDRHHPHYYPTFKRWCDEYFYLKHRQETRGIGGLFFDYQDGEGQLYRGPETDSEAARYSRQIGEPAERSWEELFAFINDCGRTFIPAYVPIAQKRQDIAYGDRERNFQLYRRGRYVEFNLVYDRGTIFGLQTNGRTESILMSLPPLVRWEYGYQPQPDTPEAELYQTFLKPQEWADWQATVEKDRG; from the coding sequence ATGATTGTTTCTGCAAAAAATTTAACATTGCCTACCAATGCAGCCCAACCCGTTGCCAATTCCAGAGAGCGCGTCAGTCAGTTCATGCAACAACTGCAAGACGAAATTTGCCAAGCCCTAGAAGACTTAGACGGAGTAGCTCGGTTCCAAGAAGATTCTTGGCAGCGCCCGGAAGGTGGCGGCGGTCGTTCCCGCGTTATTCGCGAGGGAAGGGTTTTCGAGCAGGGCGGCGTGAATTTTTCTGAAGTTTGGGGACAGCAACTCCCTCCTTCAATTCTCAAGCAGCGTCCGGAAGCTGAAGGTCACGGATTTTATGCCACCGGAACTTCGATGGTGCTGCATCCGCACAATCCATACATTCCTACGGTTCACCTCAATTATCGCTACTTCGAGGCTGGCCCGGTTTGGTGGTTTGGAGGCGGCGCGGATTTAACGCCGTACTATCCCTTTGCCGAAGATGCGGCCCACTTTCATCAAACATTTAAAGCAACTTGCGATCGCCATCACCCCCATTATTACCCAACTTTTAAGCGCTGGTGCGATGAGTATTTTTACCTGAAACATCGTCAAGAAACGCGCGGAATTGGCGGCTTATTTTTTGATTATCAAGATGGCGAAGGTCAACTGTATCGCGGACCGGAAACCGATAGCGAAGCGGCGCGCTATAGCCGACAAATCGGAGAGCCAGCAGAGCGCAGTTGGGAAGAACTATTTGCATTTATTAACGACTGCGGGCGAACCTTTATTCCTGCTTACGTGCCGATCGCGCAAAAACGCCAAGATATAGCTTACGGCGATCGCGAACGCAATTTTCAACTTTATCGACGCGGCCGTTACGTCGAATTCAATCTCGTCTACGATCGCGGTACAATTTTTGGATTGCAGACTAATGGGCGCACTGAATCGATTTTAATGTCCCTGCCTCCTTTAGTGCGTTGGGAATACGGCTATCAACCTCAACCCGATACGCCGGAGGCAGAACTTTACCAAACCTTTCTTAAACCCCAAGAATGGGCAGATTGGCAAGCGACAGTCGAGAAAGATCGGGGCTAA
- a CDS encoding SRPBCC family protein: protein MIFNFSFKLVHDRGRLFSHFALYKRYRAVSNARIDVLWQKLINLADVSWHPLISSTNAPEGLTAKPGLIYQVVTRLTPFPIQIFVESVKPQELLSVRFLALPGVENRVTYQIESTLCGTYVSYSITLRGWLSPLVWLCIRPYVARVASELARAADRIIDNGQWTMDN, encoded by the coding sequence ATGATTTTTAATTTTTCCTTCAAATTAGTCCACGATCGAGGAAGACTGTTCTCGCATTTTGCCCTCTACAAGCGGTACCGCGCCGTCAGCAATGCCCGAATTGACGTACTTTGGCAAAAGTTAATTAATTTAGCCGATGTTTCTTGGCATCCGCTTATTTCCAGCACCAATGCTCCAGAAGGGCTAACGGCTAAACCCGGCCTCATCTATCAAGTTGTGACGCGCCTCACTCCCTTTCCCATCCAAATTTTCGTCGAGAGCGTCAAACCCCAAGAGCTACTAAGTGTGAGGTTTTTAGCCCTACCGGGGGTTGAAAATCGCGTGACTTATCAAATAGAGTCTACCCTGTGCGGAACTTATGTTTCCTATTCAATTACGTTGCGGGGCTGGCTTTCTCCCTTAGTCTGGCTTTGCATTCGCCCCTATGTCGCTCGCGTTGCCTCAGAACTGGCTCGTGCTGCCGATCGCATTATCGATAACGGACAATGGACAATGGATAATTGA